A region from the Bacteroidota bacterium genome encodes:
- a CDS encoding elongation factor Ts produces MSVTISASDVNKLRQVTGAGMMDCKKALEEMNGDFEAAIDFLRKKGQKVSEKRADRETNEGIVIATVSADGSYGTIFGLGCETDFVAINADYVEFAKSISALAMAQKPTSKDALLALEMEGNTVAGKIADQVGKIGEKIEITDYALITGETVVGYNHSNGKVGVLVALNQTGENIASTGKDITMQIAAMAPIAIDKADVPQDVQTRELEIGREQARAEGKPEAILEKIATGKLEAYFKDATLLNQKFVKDNAKTIREVLTGVNKDLTVTAFKRVALGA; encoded by the coding sequence ATGTCAGTAACAATTAGTGCAAGCGATGTAAACAAATTGCGCCAGGTAACAGGTGCAGGAATGATGGACTGTAAAAAAGCCCTGGAAGAAATGAACGGCGATTTTGAAGCAGCTATCGATTTTTTGAGAAAAAAAGGTCAGAAGGTTAGTGAAAAACGTGCCGACCGCGAAACAAATGAAGGAATTGTAATTGCAACTGTATCTGCAGACGGATCTTACGGAACAATTTTCGGATTGGGTTGTGAGACCGACTTCGTAGCAATTAACGCCGATTACGTAGAATTTGCAAAATCTATTTCTGCTTTGGCAATGGCGCAAAAACCAACTTCTAAAGATGCATTACTTGCATTGGAAATGGAAGGTAATACCGTTGCAGGAAAAATTGCAGATCAGGTTGGAAAAATTGGAGAAAAAATTGAAATTACAGATTACGCTTTAATAACTGGCGAAACTGTTGTGGGTTACAATCACTCCAATGGTAAAGTTGGTGTATTGGTTGCGTTGAACCAAACAGGGGAAAATATTGCATCTACGGGTAAAGATATTACCATGCAAATAGCTGCAATGGCGCCAATCGCAATTGATAAAGCAGATGTTCCACAAGATGTGCAAACCCGCGAATTGGAAATAGGTCGCGAACAAGCACGTGCAGAAGGAAAACCGGAAGCCATTTTAGAAAAAATTGCAACAGGAAAACTGGAAGCATATTTTAAAGATGCAACATTATTAAATCAAAAATTCGTAAAGGATAATGCAAAAACTATCCGCGAAGTATTGACAGGTGTTAATAAAGATCTTACCGTAACAGCCTTTAAGCGTGTTGCTTTAGGGGCTTAA
- the rpsB gene encoding 30S ribosomal protein S2, with amino-acid sequence MEKLNYNQLLEAGVHFGHLRKKWNPKMLPYIFMEKKGIHIIDLHKTIEKLEEAAAALKNIARSGKKIMFVATKKQAKETMEEQARRVGMPFATERWLGGMLTNFTTIRKSIKKLQTIEKMLSDGSAENLTKKERLVMSRERDKLERVIGGVVQLNRLPAALLVVDIGHEHIAIAEAHRLNITTLGMVDTNCDPNKVDFPVPANDDAAKSIAIIVKYLTDAIVEGLEERAKNKEELEESRTDKSDEFMDKEERLKMEEEAGGDKKRRDSRGRGGAGGRGGTDTKRPPARKPMPQRRK; translated from the coding sequence ATGGAAAAACTTAATTATAATCAGTTATTGGAAGCAGGTGTGCATTTTGGTCACTTACGCAAAAAATGGAATCCAAAAATGCTCCCTTATATTTTCATGGAAAAGAAAGGTATTCATATTATCGACCTTCATAAAACCATTGAAAAACTGGAAGAAGCAGCAGCAGCTCTTAAAAATATAGCACGCAGTGGGAAAAAGATCATGTTCGTTGCCACCAAAAAACAAGCTAAGGAAACAATGGAAGAACAAGCACGTCGCGTTGGGATGCCATTTGCTACAGAGCGTTGGTTAGGTGGAATGCTTACAAACTTTACTACTATTCGCAAAAGCATCAAAAAATTACAAACCATTGAAAAAATGCTTTCTGATGGTTCAGCAGAAAACCTGACCAAAAAAGAAAGACTCGTAATGAGCCGTGAACGCGATAAACTGGAAAGAGTAATTGGTGGTGTAGTTCAATTAAATCGTTTACCTGCAGCTTTATTGGTTGTGGATATCGGACACGAACACATTGCAATTGCAGAAGCTCATCGCCTTAATATCACAACCTTAGGTATGGTAGATACGAACTGCGATCCTAATAAAGTGGATTTCCCGGTTCCTGCAAATGATGATGCAGCAAAATCAATCGCTATCATCGTTAAATATCTTACCGATGCAATTGTGGAAGGTTTGGAAGAACGCGCTAAAAACAAAGAAGAATTGGAAGAATCCCGTACTGATAAATCAGACGAATTCATGGATAAGGAAGAGCGTTTGAAAATGGAAGAAGAAGCCGGCGGAGATAAAAAAAGAAGAGATTCTCGCGGTAGAGGCGGTGCAGGTGGAAGAGGTGGAACTGATACTAAAAGACCTCCGGCTCGTAAACCAATGCCACAGAGAAGGAAATAA
- the rpsI gene encoding 30S ribosomal protein S9, protein METINAVGRRKNAVARVFLKKGKGVITVNGKDYKEYFAAKHLLHNITDPFDAVQMENEFDVVVNATGGGVKGQAEAVKMGIARALVKYNEELKPALRLKGYLTRDSRMVERKKFGLHGARRATQFSKR, encoded by the coding sequence ATGGAGACCATTAATGCAGTAGGTAGAAGAAAAAACGCTGTTGCCCGTGTTTTTTTGAAAAAAGGGAAAGGTGTTATCACCGTTAACGGTAAAGATTACAAAGAATATTTTGCAGCAAAACATTTATTGCACAACATAACTGATCCTTTTGACGCAGTGCAAATGGAAAACGAATTTGATGTAGTTGTAAATGCAACAGGCGGTGGCGTTAAAGGCCAGGCTGAAGCAGTGAAAATGGGAATTGCCAGAGCTCTCGTGAAATACAACGAAGAACTTAAACCGGCTCTCCGCTTAAAGGGATATCTTACCCGCGACAGCCGTATGGTGGAGCGTAAGAAATTCGGTCTTCACGGTGCACGTCGTGCTACACAATTCTCTAAACGTTAA
- the rplM gene encoding 50S ribosomal protein L13: MDTLSYKTRSANKATVTHDWWLVDAEDQTLGRISARIAAILRGKNKPYFTPHTDCGDYVIIINCEKVKLTGKKMLDKEIDWYSGHPGGRTVVNPKMVLAKTPEKLLERTIKGMLPHTKLGSAMYKKLFVYAGSEHPHAAQKPKTLKF, translated from the coding sequence GTGGATACGTTAAGTTACAAAACAAGATCGGCCAACAAAGCGACAGTAACGCATGATTGGTGGCTGGTAGATGCTGAGGATCAGACCCTTGGCCGTATTAGCGCCAGAATTGCAGCGATATTAAGAGGTAAGAACAAACCTTATTTTACTCCGCATACCGATTGTGGCGACTATGTGATCATCATTAATTGCGAAAAGGTAAAACTTACCGGCAAAAAAATGCTGGATAAAGAGATCGATTGGTATTCCGGTCACCCTGGTGGCCGTACCGTTGTTAATCCTAAAATGGTTCTTGCTAAAACACCTGAAAAGTTGTTGGAACGCACCATAAAAGGAATGCTTCCGCATACTAAACTCGGCAGCGCAATGTATAAAAAACTGTTTGTTTATGCAGGTTCGGAACATCCGCATGCTGCTCAAAAACCAAAAACTTTAAAATTTTAA
- a CDS encoding LemA family protein has protein sequence MYLIPLIILVVLILIVIGLYNSLINRKNQVENAFGSIDAMLKKRFDLIPNLVETAKQYMTYEKEILTKIVELRGAIQASPTMPAQERIGMENQMTGLLSQLRVAVENYPDLKANNSFIQLQSTWTEIEEQLSAARRTYNAAITAYNNSVEMFPTNIMARMMNYQRKEVLTIEEAERKNVSAKELFN, from the coding sequence ATGTATCTCATACCACTCATCATTCTCGTAGTCCTCATCCTCATTGTGATCGGACTCTACAACTCCCTCATCAACCGCAAAAACCAGGTGGAAAACGCCTTCGGTTCCATTGATGCCATGTTGAAGAAAAGGTTTGACCTGATCCCGAATTTAGTAGAGACAGCTAAACAATATATGACCTACGAAAAGGAAATTTTAACCAAGATAGTAGAATTAAGAGGCGCAATTCAGGCGAGTCCGACAATGCCTGCTCAGGAACGTATAGGAATGGAAAATCAGATGACCGGATTACTATCCCAACTGCGCGTTGCCGTGGAAAATTATCCCGATCTGAAAGCAAACAACAGTTTCATCCAGCTTCAATCCACCTGGACCGAAATTGAGGAACAACTTTCCGCCGCCCGAAGAACGTATAATGCTGCTATTACTGCCTATAATAATTCTGTAGAAATGTTCCCGACCAACATTATGGCGCGCATGATGAATTATCAGCGCAAAGAAGTTTTAACCATTGAAGAGGCAGAAAGAAAGAACGTTTCTGCGAAAGAGCTTTTTAATTAA
- a CDS encoding nucleotidyl transferase AbiEii/AbiGii toxin family protein has protein sequence MNDNENKVRIKSVARALAELNQQVVFVGGATISLYPDREVFETRPTDDVDVLIEILNYSNRVTLEEKLRTIGFTHDIESGIACRYKIHGITVDIMPTNDVSLGFNSIWYSEGFKKAVNYVIDESATVKILTPPYFIATKLEAFKDRGKNDGRTSQDFEDIIYVLENRSVVWKELSNSDIDIKKYLQMEFDNVLKNPNHFEWVDGHVERGDSRSTDEIIGAIQRFIVE, from the coding sequence ATGAATGATAATGAAAATAAAGTTAGGATTAAATCGGTTGCAAGAGCGCTTGCTGAATTGAATCAACAGGTTGTTTTTGTTGGTGGAGCAACTATTTCCTTATATCCGGATAGAGAAGTTTTTGAAACCAGACCAACAGATGATGTAGATGTATTAATTGAAATATTAAATTATTCAAATAGAGTTACACTGGAAGAAAAACTTAGAACTATCGGATTCACTCATGACATTGAATCCGGCATTGCATGTCGATATAAAATACATGGAATTACCGTAGACATTATGCCGACTAATGATGTATCTCTGGGATTCAACAGCATATGGTATTCCGAGGGATTTAAAAAAGCTGTTAATTATGTTATAGATGAATCTGCTACTGTTAAAATCCTCACTCCACCATATTTTATAGCGACTAAACTTGAAGCATTTAAAGATCGTGGAAAAAATGATGGAAGAACAAGTCAAGATTTTGAAGATATTATTTACGTGTTAGAAAACAGGAGTGTTGTTTGGAAAGAATTAAGCAACTCCGATATCGATATTAAAAAATATTTACAAATGGAATTTGATAATGTTCTAAAGAATCCGAATCATTTTGAATGGGTTGATGGTCATGTTGAACGCGGAGATTCACGATCAACCGATGAAATAATAGGTGCAATTCAAAGATTTATCGTCGAGTAG
- a CDS encoding T9SS type A sorting domain-containing protein, producing MQILKYTITIIFISTISFANAQFTKLMDFNDAETGCDPYMVALVGDGTWLYGTANSCGANNRGTIYKIKPDGSDFTVIYDFNETEGGNTPEGGVIYDGTYLYGHTRSGGINEFGTLYKIKPDGSDYQVLRDFLAGDADGGVPYGTLHFDGTYIYGTCSQAGLNFGGTLFKIKPDGSDYEILHHFGFEDTGWQAYGGVISDGTYLYGMTVHGGTDNIGVAYKIKTDGTGYSEFINFTDDPNGALAYGAFISDGTYLYAMTSNGGEPNRGIIYRVKPDGSDFLKLHTFELTDGAHPFGSLIIVDDKLYGMTEFAGSYNGGTLFQIGKDGSDFTVLLHFEETTTGTLPFGTLFYDHGAIFGVTNKGGVNGQGVIFRWGDIASGITENTSSPITVYPNPTSGNINFEIDNTLITDNSILQIMDLQGKIIYESVVQTGTNSINMGNIADGMYVIKIETGYQNYTRHFMVEGN from the coding sequence ATGCAAATATTGAAATATACAATTACAATAATTTTTATCTCCACAATTTCTTTTGCAAATGCACAATTTACCAAATTGATGGATTTTAATGATGCTGAAACAGGATGTGATCCCTATATGGTTGCATTGGTTGGTGATGGCACATGGTTATATGGAACTGCGAATAGTTGCGGAGCAAATAATCGTGGCACTATTTATAAAATAAAACCGGACGGAAGTGATTTTACTGTGATATACGATTTTAATGAAACCGAGGGAGGTAACACGCCTGAAGGTGGCGTTATTTATGATGGAACTTATTTATACGGACATACCCGATCAGGAGGAATAAATGAATTTGGCACCTTATATAAAATAAAACCTGATGGAAGCGACTATCAGGTATTAAGAGATTTTTTAGCAGGTGATGCTGATGGCGGAGTACCTTATGGTACACTGCATTTTGATGGCACCTATATATATGGCACCTGTTCACAAGCCGGATTAAATTTCGGCGGCACTTTATTTAAAATAAAACCTGATGGAAGTGATTATGAAATACTCCACCATTTTGGATTTGAGGATACAGGATGGCAGGCTTATGGAGGAGTTATTTCAGACGGCACTTATTTATATGGAATGACAGTTCATGGAGGAACTGATAATATTGGTGTTGCTTACAAAATAAAAACTGATGGTACCGGGTATTCAGAATTTATCAATTTTACAGATGATCCAAATGGTGCATTGGCATATGGTGCATTTATCAGTGACGGTACCTATTTATATGCAATGACAAGTAATGGCGGCGAACCTAATCGCGGAATTATTTATCGCGTTAAACCCGATGGAAGTGATTTTTTAAAGTTACACACCTTTGAATTGACTGATGGTGCTCATCCATTTGGATCATTAATTATTGTTGATGATAAATTATATGGCATGACAGAATTTGCCGGATCTTATAATGGAGGCACCTTGTTTCAAATCGGTAAAGACGGTAGCGACTTCACAGTATTATTGCATTTTGAAGAAACAACTACGGGCACTCTTCCCTTCGGAACTTTATTTTATGATCATGGTGCTATTTTTGGAGTTACTAATAAAGGCGGTGTAAATGGCCAAGGTGTTATTTTTCGTTGGGGGGATATTGCTTCCGGTATTACCGAAAATACTAGTTCACCAATAACAGTATATCCAAACCCAACATCCGGAAATATCAATTTTGAAATTGATAATACATTAATTACAGATAATAGTATTCTCCAAATTATGGATCTACAAGGGAAAATAATATATGAATCGGTGGTTCAAACGGGAACGAATTCAATTAATATGGGGAATATTGCAGATGGGATGTATGTGATAAAAATTGAGACTGGTTACCAAAATTATACAAGGCATTTTATGGTGGAGGGGAATTGA
- a CDS encoding DUF3427 domain-containing protein has translation MPFIVSMFIVGNTYSKKDIYTLLNVPKENRGGAWNTGYRNYKEDIFIFSNVGIPGRTGHDYNNYWDGDLFVWEGKNKSKLSDLSIQRMLKPQGNQKIYLFTRTNNKDPFTFEGTIAAKEYQDTIPVKITWMFDEDPYGLSDVQEVKLRESETFFEGVISIVQVNKYERNPLARRICIHHFGCFCNICKFDFYRKYGEWGKNYIHVHHIIPISSLKKEYIIDPENDLIPICPNCHSIIHRKAEMLTVDQMKQIILENGD, from the coding sequence ATGCCATTTATTGTAAGTATGTTTATTGTAGGAAATACATATTCAAAAAAAGATATTTATACTTTACTAAACGTCCCTAAAGAGAATAGAGGTGGGGCTTGGAATACTGGTTATAGAAATTATAAAGAGGATATTTTTATTTTTTCAAATGTCGGCATTCCAGGTCGCACTGGCCATGATTACAACAATTATTGGGATGGCGACCTATTTGTATGGGAAGGTAAAAATAAATCGAAATTGAGTGATTTGTCAATTCAAAGAATGTTAAAACCTCAGGGAAATCAGAAAATTTACCTTTTTACTAGAACTAATAATAAAGATCCATTTACGTTTGAAGGCACAATTGCAGCTAAGGAATATCAAGACACAATCCCTGTGAAAATTACTTGGATGTTTGATGAAGATCCTTATGGATTATCTGATGTGCAAGAAGTGAAACTGAGAGAGTCTGAAACGTTTTTTGAAGGTGTAATTTCGATCGTGCAAGTTAATAAATATGAAAGAAATCCTTTGGCAAGAAGGATTTGCATTCATCATTTCGGTTGTTTTTGCAATATTTGTAAATTTGATTTTTATCGTAAATATGGCGAGTGGGGTAAAAACTATATACACGTGCATCACATTATTCCTATTTCGTCGTTAAAAAAAGAATATATAATTGACCCAGAAAACGACCTGATACCGATTTGCCCTAATTGCCACTCAATAATACATCGAAAAGCAGAAATGTTAACTGTTGACCAAATGAAACAAATAATACTTGAAAACGGTGATTAA
- a CDS encoding DNA cytosine methyltransferase, which yields MNKHHEHKIPILSFYSGGGFMDMGFEQAGFEIVWTNEFDKDFAKLHAAGITSWRESQGNEIKAEIFNTKSITEVSSREILKEAFPNGKPTNFGMIGGPPCQDFSMNGSLKGFNGERGKLTTLYFDKILELKPTFFVMENVTGLTKRKETKEFLLTLLKRVEKEYFIDHDKLNALEFGVPQFRERIFFIGIKKTKLDKKIISQSEFGKWFPFPVNKTYKNSATKYTWAKQTEFGKTLIKPKDLPLELCVESCLVPTRKMNSTDNANEYFNLYVADEFLEAIGEGETNRPSFKRLHRFKFSPTACYGNNEVHLHPYKHRRLSVRETLRIQGVPDTYVLPSELPLSKKFKMIGNGVPVPLALAVAESLIKFLKDNKIIYDT from the coding sequence ATGAATAAGCATCACGAACATAAAATTCCTATCCTCTCTTTCTATTCAGGCGGGGGCTTTATGGATATGGGATTTGAGCAAGCAGGTTTTGAAATTGTTTGGACAAATGAATTTGATAAGGATTTTGCTAAACTTCATGCGGCTGGAATTACTTCGTGGAGAGAATCACAAGGTAATGAGATCAAAGCCGAAATCTTCAATACAAAATCAATCACAGAAGTTTCTTCAAGGGAAATTTTAAAAGAGGCATTTCCAAATGGAAAACCTACAAATTTTGGAATGATTGGTGGACCACCTTGTCAGGACTTTAGCATGAATGGAAGCTTGAAAGGTTTCAATGGTGAAAGAGGCAAATTAACTACACTTTACTTTGATAAAATTTTAGAATTGAAGCCAACATTTTTTGTCATGGAAAATGTAACCGGTTTAACAAAGAGAAAAGAAACGAAAGAATTTTTGCTGACACTTTTAAAACGAGTAGAGAAAGAATATTTCATTGACCACGATAAGTTAAATGCTTTGGAGTTTGGAGTTCCTCAATTCAGAGAGCGAATTTTTTTTATTGGAATTAAAAAAACAAAACTCGATAAAAAAATCATTTCTCAAAGTGAATTTGGAAAATGGTTCCCGTTTCCGGTAAACAAAACATATAAGAACTCAGCGACAAAATACACTTGGGCAAAACAAACGGAGTTTGGTAAAACTTTAATAAAGCCAAAAGATTTACCACTTGAATTATGTGTAGAAAGTTGTTTGGTTCCAACCCGAAAAATGAATTCAACAGACAATGCAAATGAATATTTTAATTTGTACGTAGCAGATGAATTTTTGGAAGCAATTGGTGAGGGTGAAACAAACAGACCATCCTTCAAACGACTTCACCGTTTCAAATTCAGTCCGACAGCTTGTTATGGAAACAATGAAGTTCATCTTCATCCATATAAACATAGGCGGTTATCTGTTCGTGAGACTTTGCGAATTCAAGGTGTTCCAGATACCTATGTTTTGCCATCAGAATTGCCATTGTCGAAAAAATTTAAAATGATAGGAAATGGAGTTCCGGTGCCTTTGGCGCTAGCTGTTGCCGAATCTCTAATTAAATTTTTAAAGGATAACAAAATTATTTATGACACATAA
- a CDS encoding PD-(D/E)XK nuclease family protein — MIQKIGDHKIKNLDHISPSQYHSAIRCPYKLVLANSFGYQPLLPLNANAHYGSIIHKMIELISKGVINDEQKFSENWIYLINKKEEELKEIGLAGITPLKYFVADFALKKNQIKNLLQKRNEKINRSTKMSSSKFYPEKRLENSDKSISGIADLIIENESGTTILDFKTGKIYSDAIDESGVIVQVVRKEYEVQLKLYAYLYFLMNGKYPKALFIVTLSNYFIEVEFETTECEIIYSEALNFLATTNSLITKEDMKSIANPSMENCRFCAYRPACGFYSNWLTTNFEAVNDLFGIIEKVNQFSNDTLGLVLQTQGKQVLINGLSIEKKKDFESLIGKNVILYNLKKTRQSLNATANNFTVIYE; from the coding sequence ATGATTCAGAAGATAGGCGACCATAAAATAAAGAATCTGGATCATATTTCTCCAAGTCAATATCATTCAGCTATTAGGTGCCCTTATAAATTAGTTTTAGCTAATTCATTTGGGTATCAACCTTTGTTGCCATTAAATGCCAATGCTCACTACGGATCCATCATTCACAAAATGATTGAACTAATTTCAAAAGGTGTTATCAATGACGAACAAAAATTTTCTGAAAATTGGATTTACTTAATAAACAAAAAGGAAGAAGAACTAAAGGAAATCGGTTTGGCAGGCATTACACCTTTAAAATATTTTGTAGCTGACTTTGCATTGAAGAAAAACCAAATCAAAAACTTGTTGCAGAAAAGAAATGAGAAAATCAACCGTTCTACAAAAATGTCTTCAAGTAAATTTTATCCGGAAAAGAGATTAGAAAATTCAGACAAAAGCATTTCGGGCATTGCTGACTTAATTATTGAAAATGAGTCAGGAACAACAATTTTGGATTTCAAAACAGGAAAGATTTACTCTGATGCAATTGATGAAAGTGGAGTAATAGTGCAAGTCGTAAGAAAAGAATATGAAGTGCAACTAAAACTTTATGCTTATTTGTATTTTTTAATGAATGGAAAGTATCCGAAAGCATTATTTATTGTAACTCTTTCAAATTATTTTATAGAAGTTGAGTTTGAAACTACTGAGTGCGAAATAATCTATTCAGAAGCATTGAACTTTCTTGCAACTACAAATTCGCTCATCACAAAAGAGGATATGAAGTCAATTGCAAATCCTTCAATGGAGAATTGCAGGTTTTGTGCTTACAGGCCAGCATGTGGTTTCTATTCAAATTGGTTAACTACTAACTTTGAGGCGGTGAATGATTTATTTGGAATAATTGAAAAAGTAAACCAATTTAGTAACGATACATTGGGATTAGTATTACAGACCCAAGGCAAACAAGTTTTAATAAATGGATTGTCAATTGAGAAGAAGAAAGATTTTGAATCTCTTATTGGTAAGAATGTAATACTTTACAATTTAAAAAAAACAAGACAATCATTAAATGCAACTGCTAACAACTTTACAGTAATTTATGAATAA